The sequence CGGAATGTGCGGTCACCACACGTCCCTCCTCGTCCTCCACACCTATCGTGACCTCGGCAAGGGCATCGCTGCCGCCCGTAATGGCCTCTATCCTGAAATCGCGGATCTTGATCCTGGTATAGCCGTTGAGCATACTGCCTACAGCCTTGAGTGAGGCGTCAATGGGTCCCACACCGAAGTTCGAGGCGGTCACTTCCTGGTCACCGACAATAGCCCTCACGACGGCCGTGGGTGTTGTGAGGTTGCTTGTCATTACGGAGAACTCCTTGAGCTTGATGGTCTCATGCCCGAGGTTCTTGCCGAGGACTGCCGAGGCAACAGCGTGGAGATCCGCATCGCATATGCGCTTCCCGCGGTTTGCGATGGTCTTTATCCTGCTGAGGATCTCATCAAGCTGCTCTTCAGTGGGCTGGATGCCGATCTCGCTCAGGGACTGCTTGACTGCGTGCTTACCTGCATGCTTGCCGAGCACTATACGCCTTCTGTGACCCACCATTTCAGGGGTCATGATGCCAGGTTCGAAGGTGTCGGCCTTCTCAAGGACGCCGTGGGTGTGTATGCCGGATTCGTGGGCGAATGCATTGTCCCCGACGATGGGGGTGTTTGGGGGCATGTGTATGCCTGTGAAGTTCTCCACCATCTTGGAGGTCTCGAGCAGGTATTCCGTGTTGATGTTAGTCTTTACTCCGTATATGGACTGGAGGCACATCACGACCTGGGCGAGGTTGGCATTGCCTGCGCGCTCACCAATGCCGTTGACGGTTACCTGCACCTGGCTTGCACCGGCCTCAACTGCCATAAGGCTGTTGGCGACCGCAATACCGAAGTCGTTGTGGCAGTGAACGTCAATGGGAATATTGACATTGCTGTGCACCTGGCTGATAAGCCGGTACATGCCGGAAGGCGACATCACGCCCACGGTATCGGGGACATTGATGATGTCGCACCCGGCTCCCTCGACGGCTTTGAACACCTCGATGAGGTAGTCAAGATCGGTCCTGGTAGCATCCATGGCAGAGAACATGCATTTTGCGCCATGGTCCTTGATGTATTCCACGGCGTTCACGGCCATAGAAACGACCTCCTCGCGGGTCTTTTTTATGGTGTGTATCCGCTGGATGTCGGATGTTGAGACAAAGGTATGCACCATGTCTACACCACAGTCGATACATGCGTCAAGGTCTTTTTGCAGTACGCGGGCAAGACCACAGACATCAAGACTAAGTCCTTCGCTGGCAATAGCTCTTACATTCTGTTTTTCCCCTTCTGATGAGATGGGGAATCCGGCCTCGAGAACGTCCACTCCGAGTTTGTCGAGTTGCCGTGCAATCTTGAGTTTTTGCTCATTGGTAAGGGATACGCCAGGTGTTTGTTCACCGTCGCGCAGTGTCGTATCAAAAATAGTCTTATGTTTGCCTATAAGCGGTTCATCGCTGTAAAAAGCGATCCCTCAGTTGTACGGTTGGATTCATAGTAATCATTCCCGCTTGTAATTTATCCTATAAAAATCTACCCTAATGTATTTAGTAATATGCCTGTTTAAATGTTCATTCAGGAGGATCTCTGCTGCACCAAGGGTTATAGGTAAGCCCAAAAAACCGAACTTTTACAGTGAGTATGTCAGGAATGTTAGAACTAAAGTATCTCTTATGATGAATTAATACTATTTGTAAGGGTATGTATCAAATGTAATAGAAAATACGTATTTAATAATGCCAACAAGCACGATACGCAACTTATATACATTTACTCAGAATGCTCATGTAAAGGAACGGTTGGAGATGTGGGAAGAAAAATCCAATATTGAAATTAACAGGTAATTAGGTACAAAATCTAGGCTCTGTAGAAATCCTCGTTTGAATTGAATAAACAACCTTGGCAGACCTGCCAAGGTTGTCTACTATTAATTTCAATCTCTTTTACTTGATTCCAATATTTCCTGGATTGATCTCTTCCCCATATTTTCGTTTAAGGACTGAGGACATCGTTTCTATCATGTTTCTGTTATGATACAGTTTTTCATCAAACTCCATTCTTGTCCATCAATTCAACAAGTTCAACGATATTTCTGTAGTCTGTGTTGAGATACTCTTCAACAAAACCAAGGTTAATAGTTGATGCTGCGTATAAGTCCTCTTGGAATACTTGCAATTGTATATCTGCAAATGCGAATTTCCTGATACCTCTAGCGATGTATCAACAAAATTTAAGTACGTGTTACACAAACACTAACCATTTCCTTTGTGTTTTGACGCAACTACCATTTTGGGTTTTTATAATTTTTAAAGCAATAAGTAATTTTCAGCAGGAAACAGGTTTTCTACAGAGCCAAAATCTAATACATATAAATGGTTGATATTAGCTTCTTAATAATATATTTTATCTGAATAGCCTTTTATAGATAGATTGAGAGCCTAACATAGGACAAACAATAATTTTGGCTTTGAAGAGTGAAAACTACTGAATTGTCTGGCATGAGAGTACTCAGTCTCATTAACTTATTTTGCAGATCTACTTTCCTCTAGTTTCACTGACTAATGGTCCATGGTAGAAAGGAGGATTAACATGAAAAAAATAAATAGCCTTATAATTGCGCTAATGGTCGTGCTTCTCACGATTGCAAGTGCAAGTGCAGTTGCAAATGAAAAGATGATAACTGGAACTCAGACAATTGTGGCGTTTTCCGGGAATACCTCAGATGGACTATCTGATGTTAATATTGTCTCATTTCAAACAGATTATATGGGAAATAAAGAGACCAAGATAAATTTTGATTACACAATTTATGATGAGAATGGTGCGGTAATTGAGGAATATTCTACAGAATTTATTCCAATTGACAATAGTTGTCTTATAGTTAATCAAGGTTTAAAATCAGCAACTCTTTCTATTCCAAAGCTTACAGTTAATGATTCGGACGACAATCAATTCGATGTTAGTGTCAATCTTAGATGGGATGGTAACAAAGTATTGAAAATTCCCGACAACAAGCCACCGGTAACTGTTAATTATGACTTTGTTCAAATTATTCTAGTAAAGGGGACTGAAGCCACACTTAAAGGGTCAATAGAAGGAGAGGACATTAGTATTAATGCTGGAGCATTTACTCCATATGATACAGGTATGGGATACAAAAGTTCAATAATTGC comes from Methanolobus chelungpuianus and encodes:
- a CDS encoding 2-isopropylmalate synthase, whose product is MGKHKTIFDTTLRDGEQTPGVSLTNEQKLKIARQLDKLGVDVLEAGFPISSEGEKQNVRAIASEGLSLDVCGLARVLQKDLDACIDCGVDMVHTFVSTSDIQRIHTIKKTREEVVSMAVNAVEYIKDHGAKCMFSAMDATRTDLDYLIEVFKAVEGAGCDIINVPDTVGVMSPSGMYRLISQVHSNVNIPIDVHCHNDFGIAVANSLMAVEAGASQVQVTVNGIGERAGNANLAQVVMCLQSIYGVKTNINTEYLLETSKMVENFTGIHMPPNTPIVGDNAFAHESGIHTHGVLEKADTFEPGIMTPEMVGHRRRIVLGKHAGKHAVKQSLSEIGIQPTEEQLDEILSRIKTIANRGKRICDADLHAVASAVLGKNLGHETIKLKEFSVMTSNLTTPTAVVRAIVGDQEVTASNFGVGPIDASLKAVGSMLNGYTRIKIRDFRIEAITGGSDALAEVTIGVEDEEGRVVTAHSASADIVTASVDALVTAINLLLEKKKLWSMQ